In Polynucleobacter sp. AP-Ainpum-60-G11, one DNA window encodes the following:
- a CDS encoding XdhC family protein — protein MNSTDLSVLNAAVDWLKAGHSVAIATVVQTWGSAPRPIGSWVAIRDDGQVTGSVSGGCVEDDLIRRVQTEILTKELPEMVVYGVSQQEAARFGLPCGGTLRLLVEPKPELVILEAILASISSHQITSRTVDLSTGKSTLEAGNRNEAFICDERLMKTTYGPRWRMVIIGAGQLSLYTADFALASDFEVIVIDPREEYAEGINREHIQFIKGMPDDVLLEIGVDSHTAVVALTHDPKLDDMALMEALKSPAFYVGALGSRINTQKRKARILEFDVSQEQVEQLHGPVGLFIGALTPPEIAVSILAEVIAVKYGVPIPAKV, from the coding sequence ATGAACAGTACTGATTTAAGCGTATTAAATGCCGCTGTGGATTGGCTTAAAGCAGGCCATTCGGTTGCCATCGCAACAGTTGTTCAAACTTGGGGCTCTGCACCAAGACCAATTGGCTCTTGGGTGGCAATCAGAGATGATGGTCAAGTTACCGGCTCAGTTTCAGGCGGATGTGTCGAAGATGACTTAATTCGTCGAGTACAAACCGAAATCCTCACTAAAGAGCTTCCAGAAATGGTGGTCTATGGCGTTAGCCAACAAGAAGCTGCACGCTTTGGCCTGCCTTGTGGTGGAACACTGCGACTGCTGGTCGAGCCAAAACCTGAGCTGGTGATTTTAGAAGCTATTCTGGCCTCTATCTCCAGTCATCAAATTACTTCTCGTACGGTTGATCTATCTACTGGTAAATCTACCTTAGAAGCTGGTAATCGTAATGAGGCATTTATTTGCGATGAGCGCCTGATGAAAACCACTTATGGTCCTCGTTGGCGCATGGTCATTATTGGCGCAGGACAACTATCGCTCTATACCGCTGATTTTGCCCTAGCCTCTGACTTTGAGGTCATTGTGATCGATCCACGTGAAGAGTACGCAGAGGGAATTAATCGCGAACATATTCAATTTATCAAAGGCATGCCAGATGATGTGCTTCTGGAAATTGGCGTTGATTCTCATACAGCTGTAGTCGCATTAACCCACGATCCCAAACTTGATGACATGGCCTTAATGGAGGCATTGAAGTCACCTGCTTTTTATGTTGGGGCTCTGGGCAGCAGAATCAATACTCAGAAGCGGAAGGCTCGCATACTGGAGTTCGATGTTAGTCAGGAACAGGTGGAGCAACTTCATGGCCCGGTAGGTTTATTCATTGGCGCTTTAACCCCACCTGAAATTGCCGTGTCCATTTTGGCTGAAGTAATCGCCGTGAAGTACGGAGTGCCGATACCGGCAAAAGTTTAA
- a CDS encoding NTP transferase domain-containing protein, whose translation MTSSSPLLQASQLRLAVLLLAAGEGSRLGNHPKVLLRKESQTLLQRFSSEIQAFSPVEYIVVTGFHAQAIELEIAKINTSIALPIKFARNTTPEKGQPSSVRLGLESLQEKFDVLLVALSDQPEIGASEIQELLEAFLKREGCEEIILPIVAGRRGNPVLFSYKAVLDVLETPGMVCREYMDIHPDKVRTMPTSNQAFVMDVDTPEDIQAHKLSLT comes from the coding sequence ATGACAAGTTCTAGCCCATTACTGCAAGCTTCACAATTGCGCCTAGCTGTATTGTTGCTAGCGGCAGGTGAGGGCAGTCGTCTCGGTAATCATCCTAAAGTCCTGCTCCGCAAGGAGAGTCAGACGTTATTGCAGCGATTTTCAAGCGAGATCCAGGCATTCAGTCCTGTTGAGTACATTGTTGTTACTGGCTTTCATGCCCAGGCAATTGAATTAGAAATCGCAAAGATAAACACCTCAATAGCGCTTCCTATAAAGTTTGCCCGAAATACCACTCCAGAAAAAGGCCAACCCTCGTCAGTTCGTTTGGGGCTTGAATCTCTTCAGGAAAAATTTGACGTCTTGTTAGTTGCGCTCTCAGATCAGCCTGAAATAGGCGCAAGTGAAATTCAAGAATTACTTGAGGCATTCCTCAAGCGAGAGGGTTGTGAAGAAATCATCTTGCCAATAGTGGCAGGGAGGCGTGGTAATCCGGTGCTGTTTTCTTATAAAGCAGTATTAGACGTACTAGAAACTCCCGGTATGGTTTGCCGAGAATATATGGATATCCATCCAGATAAGGTGAGAACGATGCCCACCAGTAATCAGGCATTTGTTATGGATGTTGACACGCCGGAAGACATCCAAGCACACAAATTAAGCCTGACTTAG
- a CDS encoding RidA family protein: MTNHISDRLKTLGIDLPPPGPPAAAYVMAATTGNTVFLSGHIAKKDGKPWVGKLGLDMDTETGKAAARSIAIDLIATLQNHLGSLDKVKRIVKVMGLVNSTSEFTEQHLVINGCSELLFEVFGDAGKHARSAFGVAQIPLGACVEIELIAEI; encoded by the coding sequence ATGACAAATCACATTAGCGATCGCCTGAAAACCCTTGGTATTGATTTACCACCACCCGGACCACCTGCTGCTGCTTATGTCATGGCTGCCACGACTGGTAATACTGTTTTTCTATCAGGCCACATTGCCAAGAAAGATGGTAAACCTTGGGTTGGTAAGCTTGGTCTCGATATGGATACGGAAACCGGCAAAGCTGCCGCCAGGTCGATTGCAATTGATTTAATAGCGACACTACAAAATCACTTGGGCTCGCTCGACAAAGTTAAGCGCATTGTTAAAGTCATGGGGCTAGTGAATTCCACCTCTGAATTTACTGAGCAACACTTAGTAATTAATGGCTGCTCAGAACTGCTCTTTGAGGTATTTGGAGATGCTGGAAAACATGCACGCAGCGCCTTTGGTGTCGCGCAAATCCCTTTAGGCGCTTGCGTTGAAATCGAGTTAATAGCTGAAATTTAA